In Leifsonia sp. ZF2019, a genomic segment contains:
- a CDS encoding carbohydrate ABC transporter permease, whose amino-acid sequence MTATTAKRGARRQTLLGLAFASPFIVGAAVFIAWPVLASAGYSFTDFNLFQAPSWVGLDNYAHMLNDSTFWKALWNTLFLTVTGVPLTIIISIVGAHFLNLPVRGQPLYRALIYLPTIVPVVVGGYLWRWLLNTQYGFVNYFLGVLHLPQPEWLEQPDWGKPAILLMCLWTIGGTMIIYLAAIKDVPAELYEAAELDGAGWWGRFRFITWPTISPVTLFQVIVTVIAYLQIFTQPYLLTQTRLNEASGGPGQSMISYAMYLYQNAFVFLKMGYASAMAWVLFLITLIITLLLLWSSKKWVHYGSERD is encoded by the coding sequence ATGACGGCCACGACCGCCAAGCGCGGTGCGCGACGCCAGACCCTCCTGGGTCTGGCGTTCGCGTCGCCGTTCATCGTGGGCGCGGCGGTGTTCATCGCGTGGCCGGTGCTCGCCTCCGCCGGGTACAGCTTCACCGACTTCAACCTGTTCCAGGCGCCGTCCTGGGTCGGGCTCGACAACTACGCCCACATGCTGAACGACTCCACGTTCTGGAAGGCCCTCTGGAACACGCTGTTCCTCACGGTGACGGGCGTGCCGCTGACGATCATCATCTCCATCGTCGGGGCGCACTTCCTCAACCTGCCCGTGCGCGGGCAGCCGCTGTACCGCGCGCTGATCTACCTGCCTACCATCGTCCCCGTCGTCGTGGGCGGCTATCTGTGGCGCTGGCTGCTCAACACCCAGTACGGCTTCGTGAACTACTTCCTGGGCGTGCTGCACCTGCCGCAGCCGGAGTGGCTGGAGCAGCCGGACTGGGGCAAGCCCGCCATCCTCCTCATGTGCCTCTGGACCATCGGCGGCACGATGATCATCTACCTCGCGGCGATCAAGGACGTGCCCGCCGAGCTGTACGAGGCCGCGGAGCTCGACGGTGCGGGATGGTGGGGGCGGTTCCGCTTCATCACCTGGCCGACGATCTCGCCGGTCACCCTGTTCCAGGTGATCGTGACCGTGATCGCCTACCTGCAGATCTTCACGCAGCCCTACCTGCTGACGCAGACGCGCCTCAACGAGGCCAGCGGCGGCCCGGGGCAGTCGATGATCAGCTACGCGATGTACCTGTACCAGAACGCGTTCGTCTTCCTGAAGATGGGCTACGCCTCGGCGATGGCCTGGGTGCTCTTCCTGATCACCCTGATCATCACGCTGCTGCTGCTCTGGTCGTCGAAGAAATGGGTCCACTATGGTTCTGAACGCGACTGA
- a CDS encoding carbohydrate ABC transporter permease, which yields MTAPRPAGPRASRLRRRRPGRTVGRYVLIWGTTLLFVFPFLSMLSTAFKLPADIFSAPPTLWPKEWTLDNFAAVFEEIPFWQYLWNTIVIAALSVLGMLIASPLVAYSLSKIGWRGQRPLLVIVMATMMLPPQVTMIPLFLMWNGLGATNSIIPLVAPAFFGTPFLIFMLRQFLMSVPNELLQAARIDGASEFRIYWSIVLPQARPALITAVIFQFVWAWTDFLNPLIYLNDSSKYTLSIGLYSFFGEHNVEWGPLMAASVLFTVPALALFVVFQRYFIGGISAGALK from the coding sequence GTGACCGCGCCACGCCCTGCCGGCCCGCGCGCCTCCCGCCTGCGACGGCGGCGCCCCGGACGCACGGTCGGCCGCTACGTGCTGATCTGGGGGACGACGCTGCTGTTCGTCTTCCCGTTCCTCTCGATGCTGAGCACGGCGTTCAAGCTGCCGGCGGACATCTTCAGCGCGCCGCCGACGCTGTGGCCGAAGGAGTGGACGCTCGACAACTTCGCGGCGGTGTTCGAGGAGATCCCGTTCTGGCAGTACCTGTGGAACACGATCGTCATCGCGGCGCTCTCGGTGCTCGGGATGCTGATCGCGTCGCCGCTGGTGGCGTACTCGCTGTCGAAGATCGGCTGGCGCGGGCAGCGCCCGCTGCTCGTCATCGTCATGGCGACGATGATGCTCCCACCGCAGGTCACCATGATCCCGCTGTTCCTGATGTGGAACGGGCTGGGCGCGACGAACTCGATCATCCCGCTCGTCGCCCCCGCGTTCTTCGGCACGCCGTTCCTCATCTTCATGCTGCGGCAGTTCCTGATGTCGGTGCCCAACGAGCTGCTCCAGGCGGCGCGGATCGACGGGGCCTCCGAGTTCCGCATCTACTGGTCGATCGTCCTCCCGCAGGCACGTCCCGCGCTCATCACGGCGGTCATCTTCCAGTTCGTGTGGGCCTGGACCGACTTCCTCAACCCGTTGATCTACCTCAACGACTCCTCCAAGTACACCCTCTCGATCGGCCTGTACTCGTTCTTCGGCGAGCACAACGTCGAGTGGGGGCCGCTGATGGCCGCATCCGTCCTGTTCACCGTTCCCGCGCTCGCACTCTTCGTCGTGTTCCAGCGCTACTTCATAGGGGGTATCAGTGCTGGCGCACTCAAGTGA